From the Patescibacteria group bacterium genome, the window CTAAAGTAGTAGGGCCAGGGAAATAAGGCATTAATAATTGTGCCATTTTACCTTTACCGCCGATAATGAGCGTACGTTGTACACCATCTATCATTTCTGTCTCCTGTTCCTTTCTATAATATTTTCAATTACCGTAAAGACAGCAAAACTTTTATTTTTCATTAGTATTAGTCTCATTTGATAGACAAAAAATGACGGCTTATTTCCGGCTAAAGCCTCAATTGATTTTATGTTGCATACATAAGGGAAAAACATCAATTTATTTATAAGCCATCTTAATTTTTCCAACATTGCGGGTCAGCTCCATAAAAATTACCAGTTTTATAGAAAGATATCGCTGGACATCCTCTACAGAAGTATAAAAGAGAACATGATGAGCATTTTGTGAATTTATTAATATTTCTGTATTCCTGAAGAGAATCTGATGTAAATATAGCTAATGCCGATTGTTCAGGAAACTTGCCAATAGGGCTTTCAAAACGACGGCATGCATATACAGTCCCATCTGAGAGGACAGTGAGGCTTGCACGCCCGATATGGCAACCGGAATGGATTTTGTTATCCGGATTATCGGGTGGTGTCCACAAACCACGCTCATAGTAATAGAGATTCCACAGATTATCCTTTTTACTAAGGATGGTCCTGTATCCTCTCTCGTGTGCCTGTTGTTCTTTGTTATAGAGAGTATCAAGCAATTTACGGTAACTATGTGGATTAATTTCCGTATGGGCTTGACGCTTGCTGTCAGGTTCGACCTGTGGTGAAAACCTGGCAAATGCAAACTTGGTGACTTCCAATTTGCAACATAATTCGAATACAGCCGCCAAATCGCAAGCATTCTCCTGGGTAAGGGTAAACATTATGACAACAGGCATATCATTTTTTTTTAGTAACTTTATTGCATCTACCGTTTTCTTAAAACTACCTTTGCCACGACACCAATCATGTTTGTTTTTCATACCGTCAAGGCTCAACTGATAACTTTTAACACCATGGCACTTTAAAAGTCCTATTATCTCATCGGATAGACCGTGAGCATTACCCATCATTTGTACTGGCACGCTTTTCTTATGAAGATACGAAAGGATCTTGAAAAAATCTGGTCTTGCTAAAGGGTCCCCACCAGTCAAATAGAA encodes:
- a CDS encoding radical SAM protein; the encoded protein is MTSHCDQRCKHCYLWNSPDVYQREVSHELPLAGCIGLIDSVFELCKVAGARPMFYLTGGDPLARPDFFKILSYLHKKSVPVQMMGNAHGLSDEIIGLLKCHGVKSYQLSLDGMKNKHDWCRGKGSFKKTVDAIKLLKKNDMPVVIMFTLTQENACDLAAVFELCCKLEVTKFAFARFSPQVEPDSKRQAHTEINPHSYRKLLDTLYNKEQQAHERGYRTILSKKDNLWNLYYYERGLWTPPDNPDNKIHSGCHIGRASLTVLSDGTVYACRRFESPIGKFPEQSALAIFTSDSLQEYRNINKFTKCSSCSLLYFCRGCPAISFYKTGNFYGADPQCWKN